CTTGATGTGAATCATATCCGTCACTATTGTTTGATTCAAGAGCGATTCTTAGCACGCCTCCTTGCATTTCGCGAGCTAAGACGTCGGTAGGGACGGTGAGTTCTAAGAGGACAATaattggatttagggttttggtaTTTGTTGCTTGGATGCAGAAGTTTACTTTGCCACGTCGGAAACCAAAGATTGTTCCGGTAAAAGATGAGGAGTTTGTGGTCGCGGAGGAGGTTCTTGGTTTGATTTGGCGGTGAGATTTGTCTTCTTGATTATCATTTGGATCGACGAGTGTGCAGTAGCAAGATGGGATGAGAAGTTGGACGATGGTGCGGAGGAGGCGCCATGAACGGACTTGTTTATGGCAGTCTACGGCTGTAGTTGTGGTGGTTGCTGAGAGGCGGCGACGTTGAGGGTTTGTGGTGAAGGTCATGCTGTTTTTTTAGTTATGGGAAAATGATGAGAATTTAAGTGCATATGTGTGTTAGGGTTTAAGTGGGATAGatgtatatatagagaaattgtCATGTGGTGAGGCGTCCAAATTTCCATTATAAAAGAAGATAAATGGTCCTAAATTGAAAATGATAGTATGTACTTTTGCTTTAGAAATATTATGCAAAGCAAAAATAATCTTAATTGCTTTACGtgtttaaaattgcctaaatggTATATTATATTTGTCAAAGATTATTGTCGTTATCACTTAAAAATGATTATCGTATTATAAAACGAACAATTGCATGCTTACGTACAAagacaaacatatatatatatatatatatatatatatatatatatatatatataataggggTGGACAAAatatccaaaccgaaccgagtCAAACAGAACCGAAACCgagtcaaaccgaaccaaaatctatttcaaaccattcggttgaagatttttccaacccgaatggttcggttcggttcggttaccgagaaaccgatgtgtttttgtaattatttaaattaaaaatattagtattaccaatatactaaaattctaatactaaaccacatattttctatttttattaattaatatatattcttttaacctaatatataatcatcaaaatatttgatttaaaatattttattcattccaggctttttaattttaatgatacaagagacattactaatgatgtttttttttttagttaactttcatttgttttaattcttatatatactttttgtgACTTTTTAAAGGTTtctgtttcagttttatattgaaattaGTTCAGatagtttatgtttacataaATTATGTtgtaaaacataatttctcttcgaaaaattaaactaagaagAATCTAATTAAACCGATCCACAAAAACAAACCGAGCCgaatacaaaccgaaccgaatacaaactgaaccgaatacaaaccaaatcgaatataaaccgaaccgaacacaaaccgaaccaaactaactatggtttacttcagttggaaaaatactataaccaaactaaccaaaccgaaccgaaccgagaaaatAACCGAAGTGCTCACccctaattatatatatatttatctgtCTATATCGATATTTGAGCTTTAAcaattaaatattgaatttttttctaagattgtcttttttagtttattttcacaaaaatagtttttagtaaggaaaatgaccaaaataagttttattaaaggatgaaaatatatttttatcatgtggttaactaatctagacttgcggtttagagttaaggggtgaggtTTTGAGAAtatagtttcaattttttttttaaatgactatttgagagaattatccttaaatatatataaaagcaTAACTAATATTTTACAGTAATATATATAGGTTTGATTAAAGAATTCGcttgttaattttctttttctaaacaAAGAATGTGACTGCTAACTATAAAGGAAAGTTTCAGAAATAATGGCTCTACTTCATCTATGATCAATTGCATAacataatatatgaatattaatgttttttgttagagcatctccaactcacCTCTATATTTGCCTCTATAATAGTATTTAGAGGTAAAATCACTTCAATCATactctatttcttcctctaaaataaaaatagagattgatattttcatctctatatttagaggaaaaaatatcattcctctataatagaggcaTACTTTTTTTATTCTCAAAATGATCATTTAACTTTTTGctttaacaattataaccaaaataaatatttttttagtaaaaatatattgtttatataaatatataatcatcctttatatttacataatagtttctataaaaatattcaatgtaaataatatcataattttatgaatGTAAACTAAATTGGATTAGTTTTCAACTTTTGGAAGTAAAATGTACTATCCGTaaaattagaaaagaatatatcaagaatattcccTTTTAGAGAAAGAATTATAAGAATACATTGGAAATAAATTCATCTCTATTATAAAGTTTCcttattttagaggaaaaaatagggAAATACACCGGAGATGGTCTTACatgattaatgaatttaatgttacagtattgattttttttttcaattcatgCAGTGGAGTATATCAATTCGTATGAATCATTTATGGCTAGAAAAGAATGACACAATGGCATAGGAAACTTCCGTACATCCACTGTTGAGATGACCGATCATTGTATCATAATTCCTCATTTTACCTTATATTACGCATTAAGAAATTTTAATCGATATAGTTTTATCTGTCTAATGATTATGCTCGTgcatatttaaacaataatattgCTAGTAATTTTAGTAAGCGATAATCAGCAAGTTCATGGATCCACACGTCTGTCATATCCCTCTTCGTGTAGTTCTTTTGTTTTAGTTTCTTGCGTTTAGTTGGCAAAATTGGTCCGTAAAGAAACTATTGATTAATCTGTGGATAATCATATTAGTAGTGCGCACTCATCTCCTAAACTATATCTGTGAAATGATTTTGTCACATGTCTTttttacaatcaatttcacaaaacaaatatgacatgactattgaaattgatgacatgtcttataaCTTAATATGACATtgacaattgcatttaatgttaatttatattttttgtaaactttttaaaatatggtaataactcatatattacatttaatatcaatttatatttttggaaagttttttagaatatgagaataactcataaatcatcattaaaataaatatattcaaatatgtcattataaattttgaaatataatataattatatatttttaaattatacaattttattactaaaattttcaaaaatgtatacaattttttagaaaattataaaaatttaatcgtaaaatcattattttcttatatatctacaaattttataaatattgtttaattttaatctttggtaattatgcaacttttacaaatttatttaatatatttaattaaaataaatagatagaaaatctatctaagattataatttcaaatatatacatgcatattcttaaatataatttttatgtttaatttaatcaaatttatattaaaatattgatacgaaaaagaaaatttacaatattaataaaattttattttaaaatataatttatatttatctgttaaaaaatattttaatttttttttactgcacatggtgcaggaagacacctagtatatatatatatatatatatggataaaTATAATCCACATGTATTCGTtggtatttttttaagtttaatattaattaagttatttttatttatttttttgtattttaatagcatattttattaattaatattgttgtaatatgtttatatatgtgctagttatttacaaaaattttatgaattcaaattaattatgataaatataaggaccatactaaaaaatataaatagttttgaagttgggtttgaagttttacttttggatAAGAACacatttaaacttcaaatatagagttttggaaacttcaaaatagagttcttttttggagatgctcttagagcatcattattcTACATACCCGTTAAGGGTCTCTTAATtgaattttaatagtatttaagGAATAAAGGTGTTTAAGAGACTTAGGTAAGAGCCTTGAGATTTTTATGTCTCCATTGTAAGTCTCTTACTATGGgtcttaaaactaaaatattattaaacatttttattaaagttaaatattttttattaaataaaacataataaagcataacattttaaacatgaatttttaaataaaaacatgaaaacaaagattattaaaataaacgAGAATTATTTGACAGAAGCATCTGAGatcagttgttgtcttcatcacgtTCAAATCTACGACATatatattcaaccaaatcatattTCAGTTGTTTATGCATTTTtctatcacgaattcttgttcgaacacccatcatatttgCGATATTTGAAGAGATATCTGTAGAAAACGTGAGATCGACATGTAAACTTATGgggtcttctccttgttggaactctgaaacatcaaattgagtgtatccatctcgttcgttttctactatc
This genomic stretch from Brassica napus cultivar Da-Ae chromosome C9, Da-Ae, whole genome shotgun sequence harbors:
- the LOC106414596 gene encoding protein MIZU-KUSSEI 1; the protein is MTFTTNPQRRRLSATTTTTAVDCHKQVRSWRLLRTIVQLLIPSCYCTLVDPNDNQEDKSHRQIKPRTSSATTNSSSFTGTIFGFRRGKVNFCIQATNTKTLNPIIVLLELTVPTDVLAREMQGGVLRIALESNNSDGYDSHQDYSSFSLLTTPLWNMYCNGRKVGFAIKREPSKAELAALKVLTPVTEGAGAVNGEEINRAKSDHMMYLRASFKRVFGSFDSESFHLIDPRGIIGQELSIFFFRSSRK